Proteins encoded by one window of Streptococcus suis S735:
- a CDS encoding IS30 family transposase, whose amino-acid sequence MKNKHLTLSDRNDIQIGIEQLKPFSAIAAKLGKDPSTISKEVRRNRVIKENSSTSNCEACPLLKKTPYVCNACPKKRSNCGYQKQFYYAKRAQLDYEVKLSDSRTGVALNKEEFYRMDEIVSAAIQKGQHLNHIIASNEMSASRASIYRYLEKGYLSTKPIDFPRVVKFRKRRIRNLQPIPKIAKEGRSYEDFQRFLTEKGISYWLEMDTVTGRIGGKVLLTFNLSFCNFIFAQLLDNKTANEVAKHLYAIKNDLHQKEMDFCEIFPVILTDNGGEFARVDDIEMDVRGESKLFFCDPNRSDQKGRIEKNHTLIRDILPKRSSFDNLTQEDINLVCSHINSVKRASFNGKSAYELFTFTYGEELATLLGISKIDPENVIQSPRLLDK is encoded by the coding sequence ATGAAAAACAAACACTTAACTCTCTCTGATCGCAATGATATTCAAATAGGAATTGAACAACTTAAGCCCTTCTCAGCTATAGCAGCTAAGTTAGGAAAAGATCCGTCCACAATTTCAAAAGAAGTTCGGAGAAATAGGGTGATAAAAGAGAACTCTAGTACCTCCAATTGTGAGGCCTGCCCTCTACTCAAAAAGACTCCTTACGTTTGTAATGCCTGTCCGAAAAAGAGAAGCAACTGCGGATACCAGAAACAGTTCTACTACGCAAAAAGAGCTCAGCTTGATTATGAAGTTAAGCTCTCAGATTCGAGAACAGGTGTTGCACTAAACAAGGAAGAATTCTATCGCATGGATGAGATTGTTTCTGCTGCCATCCAAAAGGGACAACACCTCAACCACATCATCGCCTCAAACGAAATGTCGGCATCCAGAGCTTCTATCTACCGATACCTTGAAAAAGGCTATCTGTCCACAAAGCCCATTGATTTCCCCCGTGTCGTGAAATTCAGAAAGCGGAGAATCAGAAACCTACAACCCATTCCTAAAATCGCCAAAGAAGGACGGTCTTACGAGGACTTCCAACGCTTTCTCACAGAGAAAGGAATCAGCTATTGGCTGGAAATGGACACCGTTACTGGACGGATCGGCGGAAAGGTACTTCTCACCTTTAACCTCTCCTTCTGTAACTTTATCTTCGCTCAATTACTTGATAATAAAACAGCTAATGAGGTCGCTAAACATCTCTACGCTATCAAGAATGACCTGCATCAGAAAGAGATGGACTTTTGCGAAATATTTCCTGTCATTCTGACCGATAATGGCGGTGAATTCGCTAGAGTGGACGATATCGAAATGGATGTTCGCGGAGAATCTAAGCTATTCTTCTGTGACCCCAATCGTTCTGACCAGAAGGGGAGAATTGAGAAGAATCACACACTTATCAGAGATATTCTTCCTAAAAGAAGTTCTTTTGACAACTTGACACAGGAGGACATCAACCTGGTTTGTTCGCATATCAACAGCGTCAAACGAGCTTCTTTCAACGGAAAATCAGCCTATGAACTCTTTACATTTACCTACGGTGAGGAATTGGCAACACTTTTGGGAATCTCTAAAATTGACCCTGAGAACGTCATTCAATCACCTCGATTATTGGATAAGTAA
- the add gene encoding adenosine deaminase: protein MLNVNELVKTELHCHLDGSLSLGVIRQLAQMAKITIPAEDEALRKLVSVHGKVDSLMAYLKLFDFVRPLLQTATALELAAYDLVRQVASDKVIYIEVRFAPELSTDQDLTILEAVSAVLVGLNRGQEDFGVVAKLLVCGLKQTNTNQTKELFLAIADLAPKGLVGFDFAGNEADYPTEELRDIIQFTQSLGYPMTFHAGECGCVTNVIQALELGIRRIGHGTALTRNPEAIQAFVNSGATLEMCLTSNLQTGAADSIEYFPYRELVEAGANITINTDNRTVSNTTLNREYQLFVEYFGTSKADFYRFNQNAIQASFASEEEKKVLLELLDQQY, encoded by the coding sequence GTGTTGAATGTAAATGAATTGGTCAAAACAGAATTGCATTGTCATTTGGATGGCTCATTGTCCCTCGGAGTCATTCGACAATTGGCACAGATGGCTAAAATCACTATTCCTGCAGAAGATGAAGCATTAAGAAAATTAGTTAGTGTTCATGGAAAAGTTGATAGTTTAATGGCTTATTTAAAGTTATTTGATTTTGTTCGCCCACTCTTACAAACTGCAACAGCTTTAGAATTGGCAGCCTATGATCTTGTACGACAAGTTGCAAGTGATAAGGTCATTTACATTGAGGTTCGTTTTGCACCAGAACTGTCGACGGATCAAGACTTGACTATTTTAGAAGCGGTCTCAGCAGTTTTAGTTGGACTAAACAGGGGGCAGGAAGATTTTGGAGTGGTTGCTAAACTTCTGGTTTGTGGTTTAAAGCAAACGAATACGAATCAAACGAAGGAACTCTTTTTGGCTATTGCTGATTTGGCACCAAAAGGACTTGTGGGATTTGATTTCGCAGGAAATGAAGCAGACTATCCTACGGAAGAACTTCGGGATATTATTCAATTTACTCAGTCTTTAGGTTATCCCATGACTTTCCATGCCGGAGAATGTGGATGTGTGACCAATGTGATTCAAGCTCTTGAACTTGGGATTAGAAGGATTGGTCATGGCACAGCACTTACTCGCAATCCTGAAGCTATCCAAGCTTTTGTCAATAGCGGAGCAACACTTGAAATGTGCCTAACATCGAATCTTCAAACTGGTGCAGCTGATTCGATTGAATATTTTCCATATCGTGAGCTAGTTGAGGCAGGAGCAAACATCACAATCAACACAGATAATCGTACCGTTTCTAATACTACACTTAATAGAGAATATCAGTTATTTGTAGAATATTTTGGGACTAGCAAAGCTGATTTTTACCGCTTCAATCAAAATGCTATTCAGGCAAGTTTTGCCAGCGAAGAAGAAAAGAAAGTTTTGTTGGAACTCCTAGACCAACAGTATTAA
- a CDS encoding ABC transporter ATP-binding protein: MSNAYTLVELQQVSKSYGGAVALNNVNLKLAAGKIIGLLGPNGSGKTTMIKLINGLLQPEYGQVLINGRTPSPETKAIVSYLPDTTYLDEHMKVLEAVTFFEDFYADFDKERALHLLQDLGIDLNSRMKHLSKGNKEKVQLILVMSRQAQLYVLDEPIGGVDPAARDYILKTIVNNYSPTASVIISTHLISDVEQILDEVIFLHYGSVIRHGNVDDLRIESGESIDELFRQDFKA; the protein is encoded by the coding sequence ATGAGTAACGCATATACTTTGGTTGAGCTACAGCAAGTTTCAAAATCTTATGGTGGAGCTGTCGCCCTAAATAATGTTAATTTGAAGTTAGCTGCCGGAAAAATCATAGGACTTTTGGGACCAAATGGTTCGGGTAAAACAACCATGATTAAATTGATCAACGGCCTGTTGCAGCCAGAATATGGTCAAGTATTGATCAATGGTCGCACACCATCGCCAGAAACCAAGGCGATTGTATCTTATCTCCCAGATACCACTTATCTTGATGAACATATGAAAGTGCTCGAAGCAGTTACATTTTTTGAAGATTTTTACGCTGATTTTGATAAGGAGCGTGCTCTCCATCTTTTACAAGATTTGGGTATTGATTTAAACAGTCGTATGAAACATCTCTCCAAGGGGAATAAGGAAAAAGTCCAGCTCATTCTGGTGATGAGCCGTCAAGCACAGCTGTATGTTTTAGATGAGCCAATTGGTGGTGTTGACCCTGCCGCCCGAGACTACATTTTAAAAACCATCGTCAACAACTATTCTCCGACTGCCTCTGTTATTATCTCTACTCACTTAATTTCAGATGTTGAGCAAATTTTGGACGAGGTTATTTTCCTACACTACGGAAGCGTTATTCGCCATGGGAATGTAGATGACTTGCGAATTGAAAGCGGAGAATCTATTGACGAACTCTTCCGCCAAGATTTTAAGGCTTAG
- a CDS encoding GntR family transcriptional regulator, which yields MAWKFDNNIPIYIQISNTIKLQIVTNQLKSGDKLPTVRDLAEIAGVNPNTVQRALSDLETEGFVYSVRTTGRFVTDNQELITQTRLHLAQKELENFVNNMLELGFRHDELTSQLDDYLKGVTYE from the coding sequence ATGGCTTGGAAATTTGATAATAACATCCCCATCTATATTCAAATCAGCAATACTATTAAATTGCAGATTGTGACTAATCAATTAAAATCTGGAGATAAACTTCCCACTGTTCGTGACTTAGCTGAAATTGCTGGCGTCAATCCAAATACCGTTCAGCGCGCTTTGTCTGATTTAGAAACAGAAGGATTTGTTTACTCGGTTCGCACAACAGGTCGTTTTGTAACAGATAATCAAGAATTGATTACACAAACTCGCCTACATTTAGCCCAAAAGGAACTGGAGAACTTCGTGAACAATATGTTAGAATTGGGCTTTAGACACGATGAACTCACTAGCCAGTTAGATGATTATTTGAAAGGAGTTACTTATGAGTAA
- a CDS encoding DNA polymerase III subunit alpha, with translation MLAQLDTKTVYTFMDSMVTIESYVGRAKELGYHALGIMDKNSLYAAYSFMESCNKMGLQPIIGCELDWKLQGEEQDITTQLIALTTRGYRNLLKISTAKMTGQDDFETIRQYLVDIAVVVPYFSGIEHLELGVNYYIGVTVDTPVQDFKQAPLPIHTVRFFEEEQLESLQVLHAIRDNIPLNQVSDVDSRQKLLSADSLTNLFSNRFPQAVDNLRDLVAGISYQLNTDLKLPRFNRDRPAVEELYERSYQGLEEKGLTNSLYKERLEKELSIIHQMEFDDYFLIVWDLLRFGRSQGYYMGMGRGSAVGSLVAYALNITGIDPVKHNLLFERFLNAERYSMPDIDIDIPDIHRADFIRYVRDRYGSTHAAQIVTYSTFGAKQAIRDVFKRFGTPEYELSNITKKISFRDSLTSAYQRNAAFRQIINSKIEYQKAFAIAQQIEGQPRQTSIHAAGIVMSDEELTDTIPLKIGDDMLVTQYDAHAVEANGLLKMDFLGLRNLTFVQKMAEGVRERYQQEIDIAKIDLEDKKTLELFAAGRTKGIFQFEQPGAISLLRRVKPGRFEDIVATTSLNRPGASDYSDNFVKRKHGQETVDLLDPTIAPILQPTYGIMLYQEQVMQIAQVYAGFTLGKADLLRRAMSKKNAQEMQAMEAEFLQGALKNGHAEENAREIFGMMAKFAGYGFNRSHAYAYSALAFQMAYFKSHYTDVFFDVMLNHSSSAYIEDAMQFDFEVARLTINNIPYHDKFDKSKVYLGLKTLKGLPKDLALWILDHRPYKSVEDFILRLPDNFKKKDLLIPLIQIGLFDDFDANRKKIIENLDNLFVFAEAIGTFFAEESYSWTDVEDYSDSEKFMLEQELLGVGISPHPLVNICRESKRSFTDLADLAVGNRATVLVQIQAIRLIRTKKTGEQMAFLRVTDTKRTLDVTLFPESYRQYASILEEGGMGYITGRVQERDGQLQLVLEKLEPVSLEKFWILLENREHDYAVARILDKYRGSIPVVLHYQDSNQTIQAEHHMVMKTPQLEEELSEFVMKTIFR, from the coding sequence ATGCTGGCACAATTAGATACAAAGACAGTTTATACCTTTATGGATAGCATGGTGACGATAGAGAGTTATGTAGGCAGGGCTAAAGAGCTTGGTTACCACGCATTGGGGATAATGGATAAAAACAGTCTTTATGCAGCCTATAGTTTTATGGAATCCTGTAACAAAATGGGGCTTCAACCAATTATTGGTTGTGAACTGGACTGGAAATTACAGGGAGAGGAGCAGGACATCACTACTCAATTGATTGCTCTGACAACCAGAGGTTATCGCAATCTATTGAAAATTTCGACTGCTAAGATGACAGGGCAAGATGATTTTGAAACTATTCGTCAATATTTAGTCGACATAGCAGTGGTTGTTCCTTATTTTTCTGGCATTGAGCACCTTGAGTTGGGTGTAAACTATTATATCGGAGTGACAGTTGACACACCGGTTCAAGATTTTAAGCAAGCACCCCTTCCAATCCATACTGTTCGTTTTTTTGAAGAGGAACAATTGGAAAGTCTACAGGTTCTCCATGCTATTCGAGATAATATTCCGCTTAATCAGGTTTCAGATGTAGATAGTCGGCAAAAGCTTTTATCGGCTGATAGCTTAACCAATCTATTTTCTAATCGGTTTCCGCAAGCAGTTGATAATTTACGTGACTTGGTTGCAGGGATTTCTTATCAATTAAATACAGATTTAAAATTGCCGCGTTTTAATCGTGACAGACCTGCAGTGGAAGAATTATACGAGCGCTCCTATCAAGGATTAGAAGAGAAGGGCTTGACTAATTCACTGTATAAGGAACGCTTGGAAAAGGAATTATCCATTATTCATCAAATGGAATTTGATGATTATTTCTTGATTGTATGGGACCTACTTCGTTTTGGACGTAGCCAAGGGTACTACATGGGAATGGGGCGCGGTTCAGCTGTTGGAAGCCTAGTTGCCTACGCCTTAAATATCACAGGTATTGATCCTGTTAAGCATAATCTTCTCTTTGAACGCTTTCTCAATGCTGAACGTTATTCAATGCCCGATATTGATATTGATATTCCAGATATTCATCGAGCAGATTTTATTCGTTATGTACGAGATCGTTATGGTTCAACCCATGCTGCTCAAATTGTAACCTACTCGACATTTGGAGCTAAGCAGGCTATTCGTGATGTATTTAAGCGTTTCGGAACACCTGAATATGAGTTAAGTAATATTACCAAGAAAATTTCATTTAGAGATAGTCTTACTTCTGCCTATCAGCGAAATGCCGCTTTTCGCCAGATTATCAATAGTAAGATAGAGTACCAAAAAGCTTTTGCGATTGCTCAACAAATTGAAGGGCAACCCCGACAGACTTCTATCCATGCAGCAGGGATAGTGATGAGTGATGAGGAGTTGACAGATACCATCCCTCTTAAAATAGGGGATGACATGCTGGTAACCCAATATGATGCACATGCTGTTGAGGCGAATGGTCTGTTGAAAATGGATTTCCTTGGCTTACGAAATCTGACCTTTGTGCAAAAAATGGCAGAAGGAGTACGTGAACGTTATCAGCAGGAAATTGATATTGCCAAGATAGATTTAGAAGACAAGAAAACCTTGGAACTTTTTGCTGCTGGTCGGACTAAGGGAATTTTTCAATTTGAACAGCCTGGTGCGATTAGCCTGCTTCGAAGGGTCAAACCTGGTCGATTTGAAGATATAGTTGCAACAACGAGTTTGAATAGACCGGGGGCTAGTGATTATTCGGATAACTTTGTAAAACGCAAACATGGACAAGAGACAGTTGATTTGTTGGATCCAACCATTGCTCCTATTTTACAACCGACTTATGGTATCATGCTTTATCAGGAACAGGTCATGCAGATTGCACAGGTCTATGCAGGCTTTACGCTTGGCAAGGCGGATTTACTCCGCAGGGCGATGTCTAAAAAGAATGCGCAGGAAATGCAGGCAATGGAAGCGGAATTTTTACAGGGAGCACTGAAAAACGGACATGCTGAAGAGAATGCAAGGGAAATATTTGGCATGATGGCTAAGTTCGCTGGTTATGGTTTTAACCGTAGCCACGCCTATGCTTATTCAGCCTTAGCCTTTCAAATGGCCTATTTCAAGAGTCACTATACGGATGTCTTTTTTGATGTCATGCTCAATCATTCTAGCAGTGCTTATATTGAAGATGCGATGCAGTTTGACTTTGAGGTAGCTCGACTCACGATTAACAATATTCCTTATCACGATAAGTTTGATAAAAGTAAGGTTTACCTAGGATTAAAAACACTGAAAGGTTTGCCTAAAGATTTAGCTTTATGGATATTGGATCATCGTCCCTATAAGTCTGTAGAAGATTTTATTTTGCGCTTGCCAGATAATTTCAAGAAAAAGGATTTACTAATCCCTCTTATTCAGATTGGTTTATTTGATGATTTTGACGCCAATCGAAAAAAGATTATTGAAAATCTAGACAATCTCTTTGTCTTTGCAGAGGCAATTGGTACATTTTTTGCAGAGGAGAGTTATAGTTGGACAGATGTAGAAGATTACAGCGACAGTGAAAAATTTATGCTAGAGCAAGAATTGCTAGGTGTTGGTATTAGTCCGCATCCTTTAGTCAATATTTGTCGAGAGTCTAAGCGTAGTTTTACAGATTTGGCTGATTTAGCGGTTGGCAATCGAGCGACCGTTCTTGTGCAGATTCAAGCTATTCGATTGATTCGTACCAAAAAGACTGGGGAGCAGATGGCATTTCTTCGAGTGACAGATACCAAGAGGACGCTTGACGTGACTCTTTTCCCCGAATCTTATCGCCAATACGCTTCTATTTTGGAAGAAGGGGGAATGGGGTACATCACAGGTAGAGTGCAAGAGCGGGATGGACAGTTGCAATTAGTTCTAGAAAAATTAGAGCCTGTCAGTTTAGAGAAATTTTGGATTCTTTTGGAAAATCGAGAACACGATTATGCTGTTGCTCGTATTTTGGATAAATATAGAGGAAGCATTCCAGTAGTACTTCATTATCAAGATAGTAATCAGACAATTCAGGCTGAGCACCACATGGTTATGAAAACGCCTCAATTAGAAGAAGAGTTAAGTGAATTTGTTATGAAAACGATTTTTCGATAA
- the pfkA gene encoding 6-phosphofructokinase — protein sequence MKRIAVLTSGGDAPGMNAAIRAVVRQAISEGMEVYGINEGYAGMVAGDIHELSARSVGDIISRGGTFLCSARYPEFAKLEGQLKGIEQLKKHGIEGVVVIGGDGSYHGAMRLTEHGFPAIGVPGTIDNDIVGTDFTIGFDTAVTTAMDAIDKIRDTSSSHRRTFVVEVMGRHAGDIALWAGIASGADVIVVPEEDFNINDVVDRIKAGYDKGKKHSIIVLAEGVMPAAQFAEELKAAGDTSDLRVTELGHIQRGGSPTARDRVLASRMGAHAVKLLKEGRGGLAVGIRNEQMVENPILGTAEEGALFSLTTDGKIVVNNPHKADLELADLNRNLSI from the coding sequence ATGAAACGTATTGCTGTTTTGACCAGTGGTGGTGATGCCCCTGGTATGAACGCTGCTATTCGTGCAGTTGTTCGCCAAGCAATTTCAGAAGGAATGGAAGTTTATGGAATCAACGAAGGTTACGCAGGTATGGTTGCGGGTGATATCCATGAATTGTCTGCACGTTCTGTAGGTGATATTATTTCACGTGGAGGAACATTCCTTTGTTCAGCTCGTTATCCAGAATTTGCCAAATTAGAAGGGCAACTTAAAGGGATTGAGCAATTGAAAAAACATGGTATCGAAGGTGTAGTTGTTATCGGTGGTGATGGTTCTTACCACGGTGCAATGCGCTTGACGGAGCATGGTTTCCCAGCTATTGGTGTACCTGGTACAATTGATAACGACATCGTGGGTACAGATTTTACAATCGGTTTTGATACAGCTGTAACAACTGCTATGGATGCGATTGATAAAATCCGCGATACTTCATCAAGTCACCGTCGTACTTTCGTTGTTGAAGTAATGGGACGTCATGCGGGAGACATCGCTCTTTGGGCTGGTATTGCTTCTGGTGCAGATGTTATCGTTGTTCCAGAAGAAGACTTCAATATCAACGATGTTGTTGATCGCATTAAAGCGGGCTACGATAAAGGTAAGAAACATAGCATCATTGTCTTGGCCGAAGGTGTTATGCCAGCGGCACAGTTTGCTGAAGAATTGAAAGCAGCAGGCGATACAAGTGATCTTCGTGTGACAGAACTTGGTCATATCCAACGTGGTGGTTCTCCAACAGCGCGTGATCGTGTACTCGCTTCTCGTATGGGTGCTCATGCCGTTAAATTGCTTAAAGAAGGCCGTGGAGGTCTTGCGGTAGGTATCCGTAACGAGCAAATGGTTGAAAATCCAATTCTTGGAACTGCAGAAGAAGGTGCCTTGTTTAGCTTGACTACTGATGGCAAGATTGTAGTTAATAATCCGCATAAAGCAGATTTGGAGTTGGCTGATTTGAACCGTAACTTGTCAATCTAG
- the pyk gene encoding pyruvate kinase: protein MNKRVKIVATLGPAVEIRGGKKFGDDGYWGEKLDVESSAQKIAALITEGANVFRFNFSHGDHQEQGDRMATVRRAEEIAGKKVGFLLDTKGPEIRTELFEDDAKEYAYTTGDKLRVATKQGIKSTKEVIALNVAGGLDVFDDVEVGKQILVDDGKLGLTVVEKDAVNREFVVLVENDGVIAKQKGVNIPYTKIPFPALAERDNADIRFGLEQGLNFIAISFVRTAKDVEVVRNICKETGNDHVQLFAKIENQQGIDNIDEIIEAADGIMIARGDMGIEVPFEMVPVYQKMIITKVNAAGKAVITATNMLETMTEKPRATRSEVSDVFNAVIDGTDATMLSGESANGKYPVESVRTMATIAKNAQTLLNEYGRLNSDQFNRASKTEVIASAVKDACHSMDIKLVVTVTETGYSARSISKYRPDADILAVTFTEKVQKSLMLNWGVIPIVTNRPDSTDDMFDLAERIAKEQGLVEAGDDIIIVAGVPVGVAGSTNTMRVRTVK, encoded by the coding sequence ATGAACAAACGTGTTAAAATTGTTGCAACCCTTGGTCCAGCGGTAGAAATCCGCGGTGGTAAAAAATTCGGTGACGATGGTTACTGGGGTGAAAAATTAGATGTTGAGTCATCAGCACAGAAAATCGCTGCTTTGATTACAGAAGGTGCCAATGTTTTCCGTTTCAACTTCTCACACGGTGACCACCAAGAGCAAGGTGATCGTATGGCAACAGTTCGTCGTGCAGAAGAAATCGCTGGTAAAAAAGTAGGTTTCTTGTTGGATACAAAAGGTCCAGAAATCCGTACAGAATTGTTTGAAGATGATGCAAAAGAATACGCATATACAACTGGTGACAAATTGCGTGTTGCTACAAAACAAGGTATCAAATCTACAAAAGAAGTGATTGCTTTGAACGTAGCAGGTGGTTTGGATGTCTTTGACGATGTTGAAGTTGGTAAGCAAATCCTTGTTGACGATGGTAAACTTGGTTTGACAGTTGTTGAAAAAGATGCAGTAAACCGTGAATTTGTTGTTTTGGTTGAAAACGACGGTGTAATTGCTAAACAAAAAGGTGTAAACATCCCTTACACAAAAATTCCTTTCCCAGCTCTTGCAGAGCGTGATAATGCAGATATCCGCTTCGGTCTTGAGCAAGGTTTGAACTTTATTGCTATCTCATTTGTACGTACTGCAAAAGACGTAGAAGTTGTTCGTAATATCTGTAAAGAAACTGGTAACGACCACGTTCAATTGTTTGCGAAAATCGAAAACCAACAAGGTATCGACAACATCGACGAAATCATCGAAGCAGCAGATGGTATCATGATTGCTCGTGGTGACATGGGTATCGAAGTACCATTCGAAATGGTTCCAGTTTACCAAAAAATGATTATCACTAAAGTGAATGCAGCTGGTAAAGCAGTTATCACAGCAACAAACATGTTGGAAACAATGACTGAAAAACCACGTGCAACTCGTTCTGAAGTATCTGACGTATTCAATGCTGTTATCGACGGTACTGATGCAACAATGCTTTCAGGCGAGTCTGCAAACGGTAAATATCCAGTAGAATCAGTTCGTACAATGGCAACTATCGCTAAAAACGCACAGACTCTTCTTAATGAATATGGTCGTTTGAACTCTGATCAGTTTAATCGTGCCTCTAAAACAGAAGTTATTGCTTCTGCAGTAAAAGACGCATGTCACTCAATGGACATCAAACTAGTTGTAACAGTTACAGAAACAGGTTACTCAGCTCGTTCGATCTCTAAATACCGTCCAGATGCGGACATCTTGGCAGTAACATTTACTGAGAAAGTACAAAAATCATTGATGCTTAACTGGGGTGTTATTCCAATTGTAACAAACCGTCCAGATTCAACTGACGATATGTTTGATTTGGCTGAACGTATTGCCAAAGAGCAAGGTCTTGTTGAAGCAGGAGATGACATTATTATCGTTGCTGGTGTGCCTGTAGGTGTTGCAGGTTCAACAAATACTATGCGTGTTCGTACAGTAAAATAA